Proteins encoded within one genomic window of Flavobacteriales bacterium:
- a CDS encoding type B 50S ribosomal protein L31, translated as MKEGIHPDNYRFVVFKDMSNDHAFLTRSCAESKETIKWEDGNEYPLIKLEISNTSHPFYTGKMKLVDTAGRVDKFRNRYKTHRASQVKPEED; from the coding sequence ATGAAAGAAGGAATTCACCCAGATAATTACAGATTCGTGGTTTTCAAAGACATGTCTAACGACCACGCATTCCTTACACGCTCTTGTGCTGAGTCTAAAGAGACCATCAAGTGGGAAGATGGAAACGAGTATCCATTGATCAAATTGGAGATTTCAAACACATCGCATCCTTTCTATACTGGTAAGATGAAGTTGGTTGATACCGCTGGACGTGTTGACAAGTTCCGCAACCGTTACAAAACGCATCGTGCTTCTCAGGTGAAGCCAGAAGAGGATTAA
- a CDS encoding glucose-1-phosphate thymidylyltransferase: MNYILFDDLRERLLPLTFTRPVCDLRIGILTIREKWEKYLNAPTSTITEEYLSVKFPLTVADHNVLINGNVCPSEDLVDVIGKLKDGETLVKNEKLIAKRMDGEIYEFSEPDKEAIEYTGEILSVDYPWDIFSKNGDALKADFDLLTAGRSSQKLSDTNTVLGTNPIFLEEGAKAEACILNTQNGPIYLGKDSEVMEGSAIRGPFALCEDSQVKLGAKIYGPTTVGPHSKVGGEVNNSVIIGYSNKGHDGFLGNSVLGEWCNLGADTNNSNLKNNYDEVRIWSYEQQRFAKTGLQFCGLIMGDHSKSGINTMFNTGTLVGVSSNVFGTGFPRTFIPSFQWGGASGFTEYKQDKAFATAERMMARRGVQFNQTEKDILAAVFELTKGYRN; the protein is encoded by the coding sequence ATGAATTATATACTTTTTGATGATCTGCGTGAACGATTGTTACCGCTGACCTTCACGCGCCCTGTTTGTGACCTCCGTATCGGAATTCTCACTATCCGCGAGAAGTGGGAAAAGTATCTGAATGCCCCGACATCGACCATCACTGAGGAATACCTGAGTGTGAAATTCCCGCTTACGGTTGCCGACCATAATGTGTTGATCAACGGAAATGTCTGTCCGAGTGAAGACCTGGTGGATGTGATAGGGAAACTGAAAGATGGCGAAACGCTTGTGAAAAATGAGAAGCTCATTGCAAAGCGGATGGATGGTGAGATCTACGAGTTTTCGGAGCCTGATAAAGAAGCGATAGAATACACGGGTGAAATTTTGTCAGTCGATTATCCGTGGGATATTTTCTCGAAGAATGGAGATGCGCTCAAAGCCGACTTTGATCTTTTGACGGCAGGTCGTTCCTCACAGAAATTGTCTGACACGAATACGGTTCTCGGCACAAATCCCATTTTTTTGGAAGAAGGAGCCAAGGCTGAAGCGTGCATTCTGAATACGCAGAACGGCCCCATTTATTTGGGGAAAGACTCTGAAGTGATGGAAGGTTCCGCCATTCGCGGGCCATTTGCGCTTTGCGAAGACAGTCAGGTAAAATTAGGCGCGAAGATTTACGGACCAACAACCGTTGGCCCACACAGCAAGGTCGGTGGCGAGGTGAATAATTCGGTCATTATCGGCTACTCCAATAAAGGCCACGATGGTTTCTTAGGCAATTCTGTGCTTGGAGAATGGTGCAATTTGGGTGCAGATACCAACAATTCCAACCTCAAGAACAATTACGATGAGGTTCGCATTTGGAGTTATGAGCAGCAGCGTTTTGCTAAAACTGGCCTACAGTTCTGCGGTCTCATCATGGGCGATCACTCCAAATCGGGAATCAATACCATGTTCAACACAGGAACATTGGTCGGTGTCAGTTCCAATGTTTTTGGCACAGGATTTCCGCGTACGTTCATTCCATCGTTTCAATGGGGTGGAGCTTCAGGTTTTACCGAGTACAAGCAAGATAAGGCGTTTGCCACGGCAGAGCGCATGATGGCACGGAGAGGTGTGCAGTTCAATCAGACAGAAAAAGACATTCTCGCTGCAGTATTTGAACTGACAAAGGGTTACCGTAACTGA